The sequence below is a genomic window from Nicotiana tomentosiformis chromosome 6, ASM39032v3, whole genome shotgun sequence.
aagagtctctcaataaatgtgccattagttgaagccttggagcaaatgcccagatatgctaagtttatgaaagacttggtgacaaagaagagatcgatgaattttgaaactatcaaagtcactcaccaagtgagtgcaattgtgtattcgatggctccaaagttggaagatcttggtGCTTTCACAATTACTTGTACCATTGAAAGTGTCGAATTTGCAAAAGCTCTATATGATGTTGGGGCGAgcatcaacttgatgccctattcggttttcaaatcattgggaattgggaaaccaagacccacatctatgagattacaaatggctaaccgtacaatgaagagactGTTGGGGGTGATTGAGAATGTATTGGTTCgggttgacaagttcattctccctGCGAATTTtatgattcttgattgtgaagtggactatgaggtaccGATTATTTTTGGTaggcctttccttgctacgggaaaggctcttgttgatgtggaagccggtgaacccactttccgggtgggtgatgaaaaggcggTGTTCCACGTGTGAAAATATATGAGGCA
It includes:
- the LOC138893833 gene encoding uncharacterized protein — translated: MAPKLEDLGAFTITCTIESVEFAKALYDVGASINLMPYSVFKSLGIGKPRPTSMRLQMANRTMKRLLGVIENVLVRVDKFILPANFMILDCEVDYEVPIIFGRPFLATGKALVDVEAGEPTFRVGDEKAVFHV